The Styela clava chromosome 11, kaStyClav1.hap1.2, whole genome shotgun sequence genome includes the window ttgtgtaaagggactgaaacctatgggcagggggtatatatattcacttggctaacacagacagttcccgagctcgtaatagaactaaaatcagaataaaattacaCCCCAAccctacacatactacggaagtaccaaaaaaaagaaacaaaatcaAGTGAAATGAACATTTAATATACCTTGTCTCGAGGAACAGATATGTACTTTGCTATGATTGGTTctttttcaattatataataAGTTTTATCATCATCACTGGCTTGTTCAAGCTTGTCTGCTTCTTTACCAAAAAGTGCTTTCCATAGTGTTCCCTggaatttagaaaataaatagAATCCAATTTTTCATGTTCATATTGTGTAAAGAGAACTTGATAAGACTGGTGGGATGGTGGAGGAGGCCGTAACTGAATAATGATTACATAAAGTATACTGTGACGACAGAGAGGTCAGGAACACTCAATAATTATCCCACAGGAGATTCAAAATTGCAAATCATCAAAGAGTAACCAATGGTATGGAGtaaaaaatgtaacatattcCTAGCGCTTAGCATGATGTGTCAATAAATCAGTAACAGACATTTTTTCCACATACTTGTAAGTATGGATAGGCATGTGTCATACAATTGCATGGATTTACACTCAATAATATCAATGCTTATTCAATTTAAACCAAAGCAATGATGGAACACAACGACATATATCATGCCAGCCTCCATTGAGACTGTAAATAACACCCACACTCTTTCCTTATTATCTAAAAGGTGGCCTAGCAGTTAGCTGCCTCAACAGGTGTTTAATAAATTGGTTACGCTATATTATGCCAAAGAGAAAAGTCTAATGAAAATATTGTGGACGGGTTCAATACCAGTAGCTACATGTCAAAGGCAGTAAATTCACACGAAACAAAATTTACATGCAAACCGAgaggtattttaaatactatttacTAGCATTTATATCATTTTGCCAACTTTCAACATTATTTGAGTAAGTAAAGCGCTACGATTAATATTGATTGTTATTGTTACATCATCAATAAGTCTCAAAAGAAGCAGTTTTTCAGTATCACCTAGCGAAATTAATTGTACCAACCTttataaaaagtaaaatattaaGAACTTTCGTTTCTCTTTTACTCGCTTTATCTCTAACAACCAGAAGATCAACCATTTGGGAACCGACAACATGTCCAAAATCTGCCAATTTCGTCTAAAAATAAAGCAGTTTCAGCTCTTTAAATTCACGAGGGAACATCCCACATTACAGCCAAAACCATCACCTGTAGTTCAGCGACAGATTTCACTCGATCTTGAGAATATTGAATCATTTCACTGAATAGTAAAGCAAATACACTCAAACAAACTTCTTGTCTTCCTTTACTCAGAGGtctttcaataatttgatttttggaTCTTTTGCTATGATCCATGTTCTGTATTTTAATCTACTATTATTCATAAAAAAGCTATAATATTAACACAAAACCAGTTGAAAACATTTGACAGCAGGTAATTATAGATTAGAATAAAAGTCAAGCGATGATAAAATATGAGGGATTTCTAGAGATGAAGGCACACTCTCAATAATATCATCAAGATAAAGATTGCCGATCTTTGTTGTTTATGGGAACTTATATTCCAGTTCATTGTTTACAGCCAGTGAGCCCAGCCCGGTGGTCCCTGGATTTTCAGAATTGCGCATCCACGGTATCATTATCTCATATCACCACTTTGTGTTGATAACGTTCATAAAATACTCttattttctcaattttaattcaaaccaatcaaatatctaagtATATCAAGTAAAGGTCTTTACATCATTACATAAATAACGGACAAGCAGTTTTCTTCAGGAAGTTTATCATTTTCTTTGCTGAAACACATTAATGTAAAGCTACAGTTCCTCAACATTAACAGATCAAAAAgttttgtcatattttcaacataaaatataGATTTCAATCTGTACATTTTTACCAAAAAGTGGAACCCACAGAAAAATATTCTACCATGACCAAGTATAGTTCAACAAAAAACGACAACAAattcaatcatttattgatCAATCATACTTGATGAATGCACAGATAATATCATAACATTTAAGTTGATCGGCAACCCAACACAATCATAATAGAAATAAGCAAACTCAGTCCAACAGTTGCGTAACCAGATTTCCGCAAATCCGACATTTCAAATCCTTTTCCAGTATCCCATGCAAGATGTCTCAGTCCATTAAGAGTGTGAAAAACTATAGGAAGAACAAGGCAAATTTTAAAGTCCATAATCGCCAAATAACCAATCCAAGTATCTCCCCAACTTTGAAATGATAATATAACTTCATCAAGATTTTTCGGAAGCAAAGGAGATGCGAATGCGAAGGCAGACACAGCACCAGCAAGAAAAATACCAGTTGCACGATGGGTGAGAGACATAGCTGATGTAACATGGTGGAGATTATATACTGTTATATGGGGCGACATAGGACGATTCAACGTTTTATTCTTGTTCCAAAATTCATCGATCTGCTCTTGTGCAGTCCCTGTTGATTTTGGAGCAACGTATCCAGAAAATGCAAGCGGCCTTGTCAATGCCAATATCCGTCCATGATTTCGTCCAATCTGAGACAGCAAAGCCATCTTAATCTAGGCTATATAACTATATATCAAAAAAACAATCAACTGAAAGAATTCAAGTTTTCATTCTACAACATCTAACAAAATAAAGTGTGTATTTGAGAAGTTGCAAACCTCACTCAAAAACAGAGTACAGTACTTTACGGACCCTAAGGCGCAccaataaattgcttagatttGGGTTTAGTTCATATATAAGGCACACGGAACTATGCGGCATGCACTGGTACTGGATTTGAGTGTAGGAAATAAAGCATAGTGCACTATCTGATAATATGCCCACTGACTTATAGGGCGCACAatcgatttttgagaaaaaggGGATTCAAAGCGCGCCTTACGGTCCGTAAAATAACCTAAAGTATATTTTGagttattaatatatttataataatattacattCAATACATGAATATTATGACTATTTGATAAACTTAAATCATCAGCAAAGCATATTTTTACCATACTATTACATAgagattttaaatataaacagtTTCTGCCATTAAGACAAACATTACTATAGCAGCCCACAGTTATTTATCGAACACGAAGCACTTCCAGTGTTGGTTAGActcaaaaacataaataaattttatgtttcaaaTTAGCATGGTATTGATTTAAACTctgtattataatttttcaCCCTGTGCGATGAAATTTTTtggggaaataaataaaaattttttagGTTATGATATAACAGAGTTTATAAACACTAATGAATCCTCCTTCCAGTTTGATTGCAAGATCTTATTACCACTAAAAGTTACTAACATAAATAGTATGGAATTGAATTCTACCACAATAACACTAAGTTTGAAGATAAAGAAGATAATATCTTGATAAACACGACCACCATAGCTAAAaagataaagataaaaaaacaGTATGAAACATGAGTTAACACGgtataaataagaaaattgcCATACCAAGTTTGGCGATCctgtagtttgtgtaccaggttagggttaggacatatttttattctaatttccctattttagttctattatgagttcggtgactagccaagtgactcaggtttgtacctgaaattatggcctaacctggtgcagatactacgttccggtgtctgccatcttggttcgcatactacataAGTTTTAACTGATTCTGATATTAATGTTCAACAAACATATGGTAACTATTTTCAAGTTTACTGAAATTATAACTAAACACAAACCCAAATGAAATCAGATCATTTTGGCTACAGCAGCCTCGAGTTTTCCAATTCCTCTAACAATGCCATGCAAGGTCCAAGTATTATTGTCCAAATTCATGGTTTCTATGGAAACAGTACCTTTGTCTTGCTGTTCTTCCATTCCTCCAATGGCAAATAACTTATCTTCAAATATAGCCGCACTAAAAATGGACCGAGGTAAaaccattcttgctataatGGTCCAAGTGCCAACAGTGGGTACATAATACTCAACAGAGTTAGTGATTTTTCCTGGTTGAATTTCGCCTCCTAGAACATAAATTCGGCCACAATGGGAAACAGCCGTTGCATCTGCTCTTGGTCTGTTGAGTGGGCTGTTTTCTGAAAACCAAACTCCCATTGATGGATCAAACTTATCCATAGTATCAAgtataatattttctttacCACGCCCTCCAatgcaatataaaaaatcacCACAGCCAACGACAACGTGACCATATCTTGCAGTGGGCATGTTCCGCATACTAAGCCACACATTCTTAGAAGGATGGTAATATTCAGCAGAAGGGGATACAGTTGCACCATCACATTCAATCTTGCCACCTGTAACATAGATATGGTGCTTCAAAACTCCTGCTTCAATTTTAGAAATTCTTGTACAAGACAGATTTGCGATTCTACTCCAAACTCCCATTTTGTGTGTGCAGTTAAGACGATATGCCTCATCCCCCTTTAAAACGTAGATGAATTCTTCCAAGCATAAAGCAGTACAATTTTCGTACATGTTTTTTTCGGGGCCACGCATTTTGCACACTCTATGGGTGTTGATGTTATAAGCCTTAGTGGTGCATACTGAGCtatcaaacaaaataactgcAGGACACAAATCCCTTTTAGATATTCTTGAAACTAATTCATTTTCCAACAAAGATCTTGACTCGTCAAAAATGCTAAACAATGGTTCATTTCGAATTGTCTGCAAAAGAAAAGGGTTTGAAAGTCGACTTATATCGATGTACTGAAGAAGCACAGGAAATTCATTCGATCTAGACATGAAATCATGGTGTATCCAGTTGATGATTGCAAAGTAAGCGACAGTCGATGGTAAATCTATATTTCTAGGAGCTTtgagaaaaaacaaaacatcagTTTTATTCAATTTGAGAAATTCGTTTTCCACACtaatatctgcaaaatgttccaatcCAAACTCTTCTGCAGCCTTTTTCAATCTTTCGTGTCCATGTTTAATTGCCAACTCTCGAGCAAAAAGGCATCGTTTCCCAGTCATAGCAGCAACAAGGTAATTAGCACATCTTTCAGCAATATCAGGTAGCTGCAATTTACTACAAGCTTCCCATAGAGGACAAACATTTTTATCTGTAACGTTTGCAGTTCCCGTATAAATAAACTCGATACATTGTTTTACAATATCTGGCTCAGTGTCTTCAATAGTTACTACTTCCTCTTTTTTATCTTCGGAAAAAAGATTCCGGAAATATTCTGAAGAGACAGCTAACAGATAACGATGTGCAAGATAAGTTTCTTTGCCAACAACAATAGTGACATCACAAAGAAGTCCTTCTTTTCGACTGCGGTTTAAAGATTTCAAGGTCTCTGCAGCATGTCTGATGACACGTATTTCATTTCCACTTATTTcagtcatgtttattacctatCTACAAATTACAGATATAATCTGGTAATAGACAAAAATGCATGATACATTAAagcaaaaatgaacaaattataAAGCATAGAACCTGGCTTATTAATCTAACATCAAACAAATGACACGAAAAAATACAACATTTCAATAATGAAATCAGAAACAATCAATGTATTGATAAGATATGCAATCTAGTATCTATCCATGTAAATCTTTTTAGTTGCAAAACATATACATCAGATATTTTAATAGACCGGCAGCTATTGAAAAGAGtatcaaaaaattttgttgagtgaaattcaagttattattaTTCAGAATATCAAAGTTTGATAAATTAACTCTTCGATAATAATAAAACTATGATTTACATCGAATAGgatttagaaaataatttcgCTTCAAATGAGTTTGATCagattattataatttaaaatacattGTAATTCTTAAACTTTATATAAATCCACATTGGGACATCCTCAAACTATGGCTTGAATTATGATAGTCTGAAAATGATTAGATGACAATGTATCATAAAGTCAGCAATATAAGAATCAGGTTTTCatacataatattataaaatttcaagACTTCAAGCAGACTGGaacattcaaatttcaaattatttgcatCTCAAATACCATTGACCAGAGCAATTAACctatcatataaattttataaaagtcTGCTAATAATCCTCATAAAACACACTCATAGAAGAGACGATTTCAAATGAttgaaaagaaatcaaaaagaaaaatcaAGTTGATAGCACGAAAagcacaaaatatttgtttaaaagaATAAGGATATACTTTGATAACAGATTTGAACATACAGACTCAAATTAATATTCACATTTCACAAACtgataaatatagaaaagatATGATATGAAATCTGCATTAATTAAATGGAATCAATGTGAATTGAATAACTGTTTTTTAAATAGGTGATTCAGTGATAggttattatttgatttttttatatctggaatattatttttgaataacaaGAATGGCatctaatatttttgaaacGCTTGGCAAATATGATTTAACCGCACGAAAACtatcaatattcaaaatagttTAAAATGTCCAAGTTTTTGAAGAACTTGACACATTGCCAGGTATTTAAATATAATGATCAAAAGTGTCACAAAACCCTAGATAATGATTATAAAAATAGTCATTTGAAATAGCGAAAAGATATTGCAGATTGAAGGAGACGAAAGTTTCGAAAGATTTTTTAATCAACCAGTGAAACGCTGCGTTGAATCTTCGATCGCTTTCTGCGGTCTTCGTTGTTGACCCTCCCCCTTTCTCCATAAAGTGATTTCTTGCTGCTTGAAATATCGACGTTCCTCTTCATCAATGAGGACAAGATTAAGAAGATAGCGAACAGAAAACTTTTTGTATATATCTCTCATTGTTGGAGTGAGGTTATATCCAGCAAGGAACAAACGAATTGGTATTGATTCCCCTTTGACAGGAGCTCCATCCATGATTTCATATTTTGCTATAGTTTCCTCGTCATGAAAAACGTTTGGTCCGCTGCCCATTGTTTCACGTTTGATAACATGGATTTCCATATGCTTTATCTTAACTCTCACGAGAAGGTAGTAAATCTTTCCAATGATTGCATCTTTGAGGTGATACTTCTGCTTATTATACTCAAACTCAATATGTAAACAATCTTCAATCCCGACCTCCATTTTTAGACTATTATTGTGCTCTGGATATGCACTCAACATGTGAACTACAATTTCAAGCTCTTTTGTTTGGTCAGTTAAACGTTTGCTAATGGTCACTCGTAGGAAATAACGAAGCCTTACATTAGGACTAGTGTAGGACTCGTAGGGCTTTTCGACATGAGGAAATTCAAAAGGATACGATTTGTTTTCAGTGAGAATCCCAGCTGGTGCGAGTTGCTTCACCAAATTGGTGAAATCATGTCGACTCGAACGGTCGTATAAAATCTCTATTTGACCAACCAGTTCCACTTTGATGCCTTTATGTTCTAATTTTCCACTTTTGATCCCCAAATTAACTGTTCCTGAAACTGTTTCTCcatcataataaacaaataatgGTTCCTTATGATCTCCATGTTGTACTTTTTCACGTTTTTCAATCGCATCAAGGTTGATTTTAATATCGGCGCTTTGGCCTAAGCCGAAAAAACTCATAGTGATTGAAAATCTGTAAAACAATTAGCAAAAATATGCCTGATCACTGAATTACAAAAAAAGTACAACTGATAAATAAAAAACCCTTTAGACATAAATCCTAACGGGAAATTAagttagaaaaaataaaatttgttgaaatgataAATCCAATAACTCAgatattacaaattacaattacaAGCCTTGTGCAACGACACCAAAAGTCGAGCActcagattaaaaaaaaaatcgatcaaACAGTTATGCAAATTTTGTAGTAATGAATTTACATCTTTTGACCAGTACAGGGTAGGGAATTGTCAAACTTAGCAAACGCTTGATTTTCCCCAAAAATTTGCCATATTCTACGATAAAAATTTTCGTTGTATCTTTCTACAGAGAGTTAAAATCCAGAAATTCTAGGGTTAGCATTGCTAGTTCAGAGTTCTTAGCCCTGCAGCGCGTAAGTCTGTAAGTTGATCGCAAACTGGTGACTGGGTAGGCCACCAAAAGATTTGAAGATAATGAAAGTTGAAAGAAAAACCTTGCTTGTGCATTAGTCTGGTATCGgtagggtggcttacccactttgcggccacgACCTATTTGCGGCATCAACTCCATCGATCTAATTAGTGCCATAAAAATTAACGAACCGCGACGATATTTCTCACGCGTGATCGTCCATTTGTCCCTCATATCTCTgcaaattacactaaaatgcggccacaaacaaaaaagttacaaCCGAAAACCCGACCAAAGAAAAAAAACGGACCATTTTttcatgtcgccaactacccattgtccccttaaaaaaacttgaaaatccatacaaatataagagataaaaagatgaaacttggcaaggGGATAGAactgtgtttcttttaaccatttttaaattttcgcgtttctacatttaaaggagggggaataggggtgcgcatttccaatacgtcgataatatctttgaaGACcgatttgcgaccaccgtgtttgtgtctgtttgattgctgtgat containing:
- the LOC120348126 gene encoding succinate dehydrogenase cytochrome b560 subunit, mitochondrial-like — encoded protein: MALLSQIGRNHGRILALTRPLAFSGYVAPKSTGTAQEQIDEFWNKNKTLNRPMSPHITVYNLHHVTSAMSLTHRATGIFLAGAVSAFAFASPLLPKNLDEVILSFQSWGDTWIGYLAIMDFKICLVLPIVFHTLNGLRHLAWDTGKGFEMSDLRKSGYATVGLSLLISIMIVLGCRST
- the LOC120348124 gene encoding vacuolar protein sorting-associated protein 26B-like; this encodes MSFFGLGQSADIKINLDAIEKREKVQHGDHKEPLFVYYDGETVSGTVNLGIKSGKLEHKGIKVELVGQIEILYDRSSRHDFTNLVKQLAPAGILTENKSYPFEFPHVEKPYESYTSPNVRLRYFLRVTISKRLTDQTKELEIVVHMLSAYPEHNNSLKMEVGIEDCLHIEFEYNKQKYHLKDAIIGKIYYLLVRVKIKHMEIHVIKRETMGSGPNVFHDEETIAKYEIMDGAPVKGESIPIRLFLAGYNLTPTMRDIYKKFSVRYLLNLVLIDEEERRYFKQQEITLWRKGEGQQRRPQKAIEDSTQRFTG
- the LOC120348123 gene encoding kelch-like protein 26, translated to MTEISGNEIRVIRHAAETLKSLNRSRKEGLLCDVTIVVGKETYLAHRYLLAVSSEYFRNLFSEDKKEEVVTIEDTEPDIVKQCIEFIYTGTANVTDKNVCPLWEACSKLQLPDIAERCANYLVAAMTGKRCLFARELAIKHGHERLKKAAEEFGLEHFADISVENEFLKLNKTDVLFFLKAPRNIDLPSTVAYFAIINWIHHDFMSRSNEFPVLLQYIDISRLSNPFLLQTIRNEPLFSIFDESRSLLENELVSRISKRDLCPAVILFDSSVCTTKAYNINTHRVCKMRGPEKNMYENCTALCLEEFIYVLKGDEAYRLNCTHKMGVWSRIANLSCTRISKIEAGVLKHHIYVTGGKIECDGATVSPSAEYYHPSKNVWLSMRNMPTARYGHVVVGCGDFLYCIGGRGKENIILDTMDKFDPSMGVWFSENSPLNRPRADATAVSHCGRIYVLGGEIQPGKITNSVEYYVPTVGTWTIIARMVLPRSIFSAAIFEDKLFAIGGMEEQQDKGTVSIETMNLDNNTWTLHGIVRGIGKLEAAVAKMI
- the LOC120348125 gene encoding trafficking protein particle complex subunit 5-like; its protein translation is MDHSKRSKNQIIERPLSKGRQEVCLSVFALLFSEMIQYSQDRVKSVAELQTKLADFGHVVGSQMVDLLVVRDKASKRETKVLNILLFIKGTLWKALFGKEADKLEQASDDDKTYYIIEKEPIIAKYISVPRDKSSLNCAAFAAGIVEAVLNDSNFPAKVTTHWHKGTTLMIKFDESVIARDKAT